From the genome of Spinacia oleracea cultivar Varoflay chromosome 2, BTI_SOV_V1, whole genome shotgun sequence, one region includes:
- the LOC110777492 gene encoding coatomer subunit epsilon-2, whose product MAAPDVLFNLRNNFYLGAYQAAINNSDIPNLSPEDAIERDCFVYRSYIALGSHQLVISEINSSSATPLQPVKLLALYLSSPENKESAISSLKEWLADSAIGNTTTLRLVAGIIFMHEQDYSEALKHTNAGGTMELHALNVQIYIKMHRSEHADKQLKIMQQIDEDHTLTQLANAWLNLAVGGSKIQEAYLIFQDFSEKYSMTGLILNGKAVCCMHMGNYDEAESLLLEALNKDAKDAETLSNLVVCCLHLSKPTTRYLSQLKVTHPEHMFVKRLSDAEDSFERAVQSVA is encoded by the exons ATGGCGGCACCAGATGTTTTGTTCAATCTAAGAAACAATTTCTACTTGGGAGCTTATCAAGCAGCCATCAACAACAGCGACATCCCCAATCTATCGCCTGAAGATGCAATCGAAAGAGATTGTTTCGTTTACAGATCTTACATTGCTCTCGGAAGCCACCAGCTTGTGATCAGTGAGATTAATTCTTCTTCTGCCACTCCTCTTCAACCTGTCAAACTTCTCGCTCTCTATCTTTCTAGTCCCGAAAATAAG GAATCGGCGATTTCGAGTTTGAAGGAATGGTTGGCGGATTCTGCTATTGGAAACACCACAACTTTGAGGCTTGTTGCTGGTATTATTTTCATGCATGAGCAAGATTACAGTGAAGCTCTGAAGCATACTAATGCTGGAGGAACTATGGAATT GCATGCATTGAATGTCCAAATATATATCAAGATGCATAGATCAGAACATGCAGATAAACAGCTAAAGATTATGCAACAAATTGATGAGGATCACACATTGACTCAACTTGCTAATGCTTGGCTAAATTTGGCAGTG GGAGGTTCCAAGATACAGGAAGCATATCTCATTTTCCAGGATTTCTCTGAGAAGTATTCTATGACTGGATTGATCCTGAACGGCAAGGCTGTTTGTTGCATGCACATGGGAAACTATGATGAAGCAGAGTCGTTGTTACTTGAAGCTTTGAACAAG GATGCAAAGGATGCTGAAACATTGTCAAATTTGGTTGTGTGCTGTCTTCACCTTAGCAAACCAACAACCAGATATCTGAG TCAGTTGAAGGTTACTCATCCAGAGCACATGTTCGTGAAACGTTTATCTGATGCTGAAGACAGTTTCGAGAGGGCAGTTCAATCGGTTGCATAA